The following nucleotide sequence is from Nitratidesulfovibrio termitidis HI1.
GCACAGCGGTTCCTCGGCCAGGTGGTCGCCGCTCATGTTGTAGGCGCGCGCACGGCAGCCGCCGCACACCTTGTGGTATTCGCACGGGCCGCACTTGCCGGTGTAGGCTTCCTGATCGCGGAACTGCTTGAAATGGTGTGTGTTGCGCCAGATTTCAGGGAAGGGCGTTTCGCGCACGTTGCCGCAGTCCAGCTCCAGATAGCCGCACGGCTGCACCTGACCCACGTGGCTGATGAAGCAGAACCCGATGCCGCCAAGGCAGCCGCGCGTCAGGGCGTCCATGCCGAAGGTGTCGGGCGTGACGGCCACGCCTTCTTCCTTGGCCCGCTGGCGCATGATGCGGTAGTAGTGCGGCGCGCAGGTGGCCTTCAGGTGCATGGAGGTGGTCTTGCGGAAGTCGTAGAACCAGTTCAGCACTTCCTCGTATTCCGTGGCGGAGATGACCTGGTCGCCAAGGCCCGCCGCGCGCCCGGTGGGCACCAGCAGGAAGATGTGCCACGCCGCCGCGCCGATGCGCTCGCACAGCTTGAAGATGTCCTTGAAGCTGCCGAGGTTGTCGCGGGTGACGGTGGTGTTGATCTGGAATTCGATGCCCGCCTGCTTCAGGTATTCGATGCCCCGCAGGGACGCGTCAAACGCGCCGGGCACGCCCCGGAAGGCGTCGTGGCTGGCGGCGTCCGGCCCGTCGATGGAGATGGAGCAGCGCTGCACGCCCGCTTCCTTCATCCTGGCGGCCGTTTCCGGCGTGATCAGGGTGCCGTTGGGCGACATGACGCAGCGCAGGCCAAGGCCGGTGGCGTACGCGATAAGCTCGTACACGTCGTGCCGCATCATGGGGTCGCCCCCGGTAAAGATGATGATGGGGTTGCCCACCTGCGGAAAGGTGTCGATGAGCGCCTTGGCCTCGGCGGTGGAGAATTCGCCGGGATAGGGTTCCTCGTGCGCTTCGGCCCGGCAGTGCTTGCAGGCCAGGTTGCACGAGCGGGTCACTTCCCACGCGATGAGCTTGCAGGTGGGGGTGCCGTCGGGCAGGGTGCGCGGCATCTGCGGCGCGCCCACGCCGGCGGGATGTCCGCCCGGATGGCCGGTGGGATGTCCGCCCTGCGGGCTGGCGGGATGACCGCCCATGCTGGCGGGATGCCCGCCGCCGGGATGTTCACCCATGCCTGCGGGATGCCCGCCCTGCGGGCCGCCCTTGCGTTCGTCGCCGGGGTGTTGCGGATGGCTCATGCTATTTCACCAGCCCTTTGCGCAGCAGGTCTTCGGTAAAGTACGTGATGATCAGCCCGGCCCCGGCGCGCTTGATGCCCAGCAGCGATTCCATGACCACGGCGTCCTCGTTGATCCAGCCGTTCAGCCCGGCCGCGCGGATCATGGAATATTCGCCGCTCACCTGATAGGCGGCCACGGGCACGTCGAAGCGGTCGCGCACGTCGCGGATGATGTCCATGTACGGCCCGGCGGGCTTGACGATGAGCATGTCCGCGCCCTCGGCGATGTCTGCCGCTGCCTCGCGCATGGCTTCCACCCGGTTGGCGGGGTCCATCTGGTAGGTCTTGCGGTCGCCGAACTGGGGGGTGGATTCCGCCGCCTCGCGGAACGGGCCGTAAAAGCTCGATGCGTACTTCACCGCGTAGGACATGACCGGGATGTGGCTGAACCCGTTCTGGTCCAGCGCCTTGCGGATGGCCTGCACCCGACCGTCCATCATGTCCGACGGGGCCACGATGTCCGCGCCCGCCTCGGCATGGCTGATGGCGGTCTTGGCCAGCAGCGACAGGGTGGGGTCGTTGTGCACCTCGCCGGACGTGTCGCCCTGGCGCACCAGGCCGCAATGGCCGTGGTCGGTGTATTCGCACAGGCACACGTCGGTGCACACCACAAGGTTCGGCCAGCGCTTCTTCAGCAGGCGCACGGCCTGCTGGACGATGCCGTCCTTGTTGTAGGCCTCGCTGCCGCGATAGTCCTTTTCCTTGGGAATGCCGAACAGGATGCAACTGCGCAGGCCCGTGGCCACGGCGGCTTCCACCTGCTTTTCCAGTTCCTGCAACGAAAGCTGGTACTGGCCGGGCATGGCCCCGATTTCCTTGCGGAAGGCGGGGGCGTCGGTTTCCACCACGAAATAGGCCATCATCAGGTCGGCCGCGTGCAGCGCGGTTTCGCGCACGATTTCACGCAGGGCGGCGGTGCGGCGCAGTCTGCGCCCCCGGAAGAAGTCCCCGAATTCGGACATGCCGTCTCCTGGAGTAGGCAGGGTTGAAACGCTGCATGCCCCGCTTGCGGGCAAAGGGGCCGTTACGCGCTGTTGCGTGGCGGCGGTGCGGGCGGGCCGCCGGGGGCGGCCTGGGGTGCAGCGCGTACCCGGACGGCGCGGGGCCGTCCGGGTACCGTCATGGCAGGTATGGTTCCGACGCGGGGCGTGCCTACGCGCGGATTTCGTCGTCGGTCAGGTAGCAGGCGGGGTCCTGCGCCCAGATGTCGCCGTAGTAGGCTTCGGCGCGGGCGCGGAAGTTGCCGCCGCAGATGTTCAGGAAGCGGCAGGTGGCGCAACGGCCGCCCACGTGCTGCTTCTTGTCCTTCAGCTTGTGCAGCAGTTCGATGTTCGGGTCGTCCCAGATATGGGAGAAGGGGCGTTCCAGAACATTGCCCACCACATGCTGGCGCCAGAACTGGTCGGGGTGCACCTTGCCGTCCCACGAGATGCAGCCGATGCCGCGGCCCGAGTTGTTGCCCTCGTTGTACTGGAGCAGTTCGAACACCTCGGCGGCGCGCTTGGGGTCTTCCTTCAGCATGCGCATCCACACGTAGGGGCCGTCGGCGTGGTTGTCCACGGTCAGCACTTCCTTGGGCAGCCCGGCGTCGAACAGTTCGCGGGTCTTGTCCATGATCAGGTCGACCATGGCGCGGGTTTCCGCGTGGTCCAGGTCTTCCTTGATCAGTTCGGACCCACGGCCCGAGTAGACGAGGTGGTAGAAGCAGATGCGCGGCACTTCAAGGTCGCGCAGCAGCTGGAACAGCTTGGGCACTTCGCCCTGGTTGCGCTTGTTGATGGTGAAGCGCAGGCCCACCTTCAGCCCTTCGGCCTTGCAGTTCTCGATGCCTTCCAGCGCGCGGCGGTAGGAACCGGGCACGGCGCGGAACTTGTCGTGCACCTCTTCGCCGCCGTCCAGCGAAATGCCCACGTAGGACAGGCCCACTTCCTTCAGTTCGCGGGCCTTCTGCTTGGTGATCAGGGTGCCGTTGGTGGAAATGACCGCGCGCATGCCCTTGGTGGTGGCGTGCTTGGCCAGTTCCACCAGGTCCTGGCGCACCAGCGGCTCGCCGCCGGAAAAGAGCATCACCGGGGCACCGTAGGCGGCCAGATCGTCGATGATGGCCTTGCCCTGTTCGGTGGAGATTTCGTCCTTGCCTTCAGGGTCAACGGCCTGGGCGTAACAGTGCACGCACTTAAGATTGCAACGGCGGGTCATGTTCCAGACCACAACCGGTTTCTTGTCCTTGGAGAACTGGAGCAGGTGGGAGGGAAGCTGGCCCGAATGGCGCCCGTAGCGAAGGGCGTCCGAGGGTTCGACCTGACCACAGTAAAGCTTGGAGATGCCGATCATTCTCACTCCTGTTGGCTGGCCGCCGGGCGCGCTGACAAGAGAGGCCCCGGCCTTCTGGCACGGGGCGTAGCGCGGCGGGCTGGCACCGGAAAAACGTCCTCACGCCCTAGCATAAATCGTGGCGGAGGGAAAGCAACCCGGCCCCGCCGGAGTGAAACCGGAGCGCGCCGGAAGGCGGGGAGGGAGGAATGCGGGCAACCCCGCGCGGGGCATGGAAAAACGGCGCCCCGCGCGAGAGGCACGGGGGCACGGGTAAATCCTTGCGAAGTGGGGAGGGCACGCGGCCAACCTGCATTGCCAACCGGGAAGTGCTAGAACGCGGGTTCCTTGGACAACCCCTTGGGCGCGGGCGGGTCGATCCACAATTTGACTTCCTGCGCCATGTCCCACGAGACGGTTTGGGTGATGGCCCACATGGGGTCGGTGGGCATGCGCGCCTTGGCCGAGAACAGGATGAAATCGTTGGCGAACTGGTGCTCCATGACCCCGGCATGGCCCATGGCCCAGATCATCTGGCCGGTGTTCACGTCCCAGATTTCCAGTGCCACCGACAGCTTGGAATCGCCGGAAGTGCCGCCGTTGACGTAGTGGGTGACGTAGCCTCCGATGAGCAGTTGCGCTCCGCGCAGGGCGGCCATCTGCATGGCCAGGTCGCGGCGGTAGGGGGTGGCGTTTTCCGCGAATTCGATGACCGGAAAGACCTTTTCAGACAGCCACGTCTGCCAGATCTGGCGTGATACCTCCAGGCCGACAACGCTGGGCTTTTCCATCTGCTGGGTGACCCGGAAAGGCACGAACAGCGCGGTCAGCCTGCGGTTGGGCGGCGTGGCCGGGCGCACGCTGACCTGCGGATTGCCGCGCCGTACCCAGTCGTCCATGTAGAAGATGGGCTGGCTGCCCAGATCCATGTACACCCCGGCCTTGGGCGGGCCGGAGCAGGACAGGGCCAGTGGCAGAAGCAGCAGGCACAGCGCGAGCAGGGTCAGGCGCAAGGCCGGGCGCGAGCACCGGCCACTGATGGCGGGGGATTCGGCGGTGGATGCCGGGCAGGGCATGAAGGGCATGGACAACGCTCCGGGAATGGGCCGTGCGACTGCCGATGCCCAGCGGGCAGGGAAGGGGCGCACGGGGGTGATGTCGGAAAGCCGTCGCGCGGACGGGTGTGCCCATGCCGCAGCAAGAATGGTGCCGGATGCGCATGGGGTGGATGCCGGGCGGATGCTGGGTGACGAAAAAGGATACATGCCCCCTGCGGAAGGATGCGGGGGGCGCGCGGGGCAGGCGAGGGGGCCGGGACGTCACGCGGGCCGCACGCCGGGCGGCCTATTGCAGGCGCGGGGTGGGCGTGGGCGCGGCCTGGGCGGATTCCAGGATCTGTTCGCGGGTGCGCTGGATGCCGTTGTGCAGGTCCAGCCTGCGCTGGGCGGGAATGCGATGGAATTCCGGGCGGCGGGTAAGGTCCATCAGGTCGTTCATTTCGTGGCGGATGCGCCGCAGGCGCACCAGCGTCTCGGCGTCCACCGGGGACACCCGCTCGGCGATCTCGGCCAGTTCGCGCAGTTCGGCGGCAAGATCGCGGATGGTGCGCGGCGCAATCTCGCGGGAATGCCTGCGCCGTTCGCGCAGTTCGTTCCACAGGGCGCGCAGTTTCCTGAACATGGCCGCCTCCCCGGTTACCCGGCCGGGCCCCCGCCCGGTGGCCTTTTCCGCGTTCCTCGGGGCGGGGCCGCTGCCCCGCATCCCGCCATCTTCCGTCCTGTTTTCCCCGGTCAGCCTGCCGTGCCGCGAACCATCGTTCCCGCGGGATGCGCGGACCGCATCGCCTACATGGGGGCCGCCTACATGGGCGCCGAGGACATGAACATGCGCAGCAACTGAACCGTCAGCGCGAAGCCAAGACCCAGCAGCGGCCCGATGGCCAGCGCGGTGCGCGACCAGGGCAGCCGGTGGGCGTATTTCACCCCCACGAACGTACATACCACGAACCACAGCGAACCCACCACCGGCCCCACCAGCGGCACAATGCTGAGCACCGTGGGTGCCGCGCTGTACGAAATGACCCGCACCGTGGTGGGCAGGTCGGCCGCACGCGGCTCCACCAGCCGGATCATGACGTGGTACAGGACGGACAGCACGGCCAGTTGCAGCAGCAGGGTGAAGGGCGAGATCAGCAGGGTCATGGGCAGGCTCATGTCGTGGGTGACGCTGCCCATCCAGGCGTGCAACTGGGGGTCTTCGATGAAGCCGCCGAAGGCGCGCATGCTCATGAGGTACCACAGCCGCTCGGTGAGCGCCTGAAAGATGCCGATGAGCAGGTAGAACGCCACCGGGCGCTTCAGCGAACCGGACGAACGCACCCCGGAGAAGAAGCGCGGCGCCGCCAGCATCACCCGCAGGATGGTCTGGTACAGGCCGGGGAAAAAGCCTACCCGGTCCAGGTTTTCCCACGGCACCTCGCTGCGGGCCGAGGCGGCCCACGGCGGCAGGGGGGCGTCCCGTTCGCCGGGGTGACCGCCGTCGCGCGGGGAAAAGGCATCGCCGTGGCTTCCGGCGTCCCATCCGCCGGGGGCATCGTCAGGCGTGCCGTTGGGGGAGGCGTCACGGGCGTTGTCCCGGTCATGCTCGGGGTCGCCGTTGCCGGGCCGGGGGCGGGATTCGGCCTGCTTGCGCCAGCGGTCGCCCACCGAGGCCACGGCATCCCAGATGTCGCGGGGCGTGTTGGGGCGGCGCTGGCCGTCGGCAGACCCGTTGGCGGAACCGCCGCGCCCGTTGGGGGCATCGTGCCCGTCATCGTGGGCGGGGGAGTTGCTCCGGCCCGGAATCACCGCGCCGGGGGGCAGCGGGTCGTCGCCGGGGCGGGAAAGATCGGTGTGTCCATGGGCGTTGCGGGCCGCGTCCGCGTCGGAAGGCGTGGTGCCTGATGCGTCCGCATCGGTCATGCGCGGTGTGTCGGTTCCGGAAACGGGGCGGGGTTCGCCCACGTGGTCGTCCTCTCCGGCGTAGTCAGGGGCGTAGTCAGGGGCGTAGTCGTGTTCCGCGCCAGAGGCGCCGGAATCCGGTGTTGACGACGTGGCGGAGGGGCCGCGGAGGTCGTCGTCCCCGTCGCGAGACGCGGCAGGCCCGGCATGGGGCATGGCGTCAGGCGCCGCGTCATCCGGCGCGCGCCGGGAGGGCATGTCCCCACTCTGCGGGGCATGCGGGGCCTGTGCTGCGGGGGAGGCGTCCGGGGTTTCATCCGATGCCAGGGCGCGGAAACGGAACCGGTGACGGCACTTGGGGCAGGTGGCGATGGCGGCCGAGGACGGAATCTTGCTGCTGTCGATGCTCCGTTCGAACTGGCATTCCGGGCAGCGTATAATCATGGGAAATCCTTTGCTTCCTTGCATATGCCCAGTGTAGGGCATCGGGCAGCGCAAATCAAGGTGGGCGGCTTTGCGTGCCGTCCCGCACGGGGCGGAGCGGCGGCTTGCGGTGGGTGTGCCGCCGGTCCCGAAGGCAGGAGCCGGGGCTCACACTCAGGGCGTCACTCTCAGGGTGACAGGGGCAGGCGCAGGGCCAGATGGCGGCGGGGCGCACCTGCCTTTGCGTCGCCACTGACGGGTCGTTCGTTGCCGTCGAAGACCAGCCCGGCATCGACGAACAGGCGTCGGGGCAGTGCCGGGTATTCCGTGCTCAGCCGGTGCAGCCCGCCCAAAGGGGACGGGGCGGTCTGGTCGGTACCCGCCGCATTGAACACCCGCAGGCGCTCGGCCAGGGCGTCCCGGTCCTTGGCGATCCAGCTAAGGTGCTCGATCCAGGCATCGGCCAGCAGGCAGGTGTGGCCGTGCACCCCCACCACCCGTTCGTGCACCGCACCCCGGAAGCATACCCCAGGCATGCGACGGAACAGCCGCAACTGCACGTCGGGCCACAGGCCGTAGCCCACGCGCAGGTGGTCCGCGTTGGGGTACGCGGTGGCGCGGGGCAGCAGCCAGGCCCCGGCGCCGGGCACAGCCATCAGGCGGGGCAGCAGGGCCCAGGTACGGGGGGCCAGCCGTTCGTCGGCGTCCAGGTACATGCACCACTCGGTGGTCAGCAGGCCCAGCATGGCATTGCGCTGGGCGGCAAAGTCGCCCCCCAGCGGGCGCACCGCTTGGCGCAGCGGCACGGGACACAGGGGGATCGGGTCGAACGGAGGCGGCGCGCCATCCCAGACCACGGCCATCTCTCGCACCCAGCCGGGCACCTGGGCGAAAAAGGCGGGCAGGTCCGGCTCTGCGGGGTGCAGGATGGCCCCCACACCCAGGCCGGGGAGATGGGCTGGGGCATCGTGCGGGTCCTGGGGCGCGTTTTCATGTGCATCGGGCAGCGTCACGGGTACGCATCCGGCGAACAGGCGACGCCAGCGGTGCAGAGCCTCGGCCTCTGCATCCGGCAGGAACGGATTGGGGAACAGGGTGGCGGTTTCCGGTGTGATGCCGGTGGCCCGCAACAGCAGCAGCAGCGCCCACGGCGAGGTGTCGGCCAGCAGGCGGTGGGCGTTCGGAGGTGGCGTCGGGGCGGCGAAATCCTTCAGGCGTCCGCTGGCCAGCGCGGCGCGCATGCGGTCCGGCGCAAGGTCGCACAGGGTCAGGCGCGGCACGCCGGGCGGTGCGGCCTGCCCGGAGTTGGTCGCGGCCGTGTTCGTGGCAGTGGCAAGGGCGGCGCAAATCGCCTCGGGCAGGGCACCGTCGCCAGTGCCCAGCAGCACCAGGTGCGGCCGCCCGCTGCGTAGCGCAAGGCGCACCGCCTTGTCCGCCGCCAGTTGGAGGGTCTCCGTATCGGGCACGGGCTGGCTGGTAACTGCGCTCGTGGGGGACTCCTGCCCGGCGCCCAGCCGGAATTCCAGAACCATGGAGGTATACGCGGCCAGCAAGGCGTCTGCGGCATCCGTGACGTCGGGGGCATCCGTGACGTAGGGGACGTCGGGGCGGGTGCCTCCGCCGGGCGTACCGGGCGCGGTGCTCATGGGGCCTCTCCGTTCGCCACTTCCGGTGGGCACATCTCGTCATACAACGCTTCCAGCGCGCGGGCCTGCATGTCGGCGTCGAACAGTGCGGCGGCCTTGCGCCGCCCGGCCTCGCCCATGCGTCGGGCCGTGCCGGGGTGGCGCAGCAGGTGCAACACGGCCCCGGCGTAGTCGTCCACCGTTTCGGCCACCAGCCCGGTGACGCCGTGCTCCACCAGCTCCAGTTGGGCGTTGTCGCGCAGGCCGGGGCAGGGGTGAGTGACTACGGGCAGCCCGGCGGCCATGGCTTCCGCGATGGCCAGGCCGAAACTTTCGCCGGTGTCGTTGGCGTGGGCCAGCAAGGAAAGTTCATTGAAGAACCTGGCCAGCTCCGCGTCGTCGCGCAGCGGGGGCAGAAAGCGTACGTTATCCGAAAGGCCATGTTCGCGCACGTAGCGTTCCGCGTCCGGGGTGCCACCGACAATGTCGTAGCGGAAATTGGGCAGTTCGCGGCGCAGCACGGGCAGGATGTGCAGGGCCAGGTGCGACCACTTGCCGGGGTCTGGCCGGGACAGACGGCCCAGCACGGGACGGGTGTAGTCGCGCTCGGCGGGCGGCAGGGTCAGCCGGGCGAACAGGGCGGTGTCCACGGGGTTGTACAGCACCCGCCAGCGCGGGGGCACGGCGGCGATACCCTGCACGCGGGCAAAGCGTTCGGCGCAGAAGCGCGAGACGAACAGGGTGACGTCGATGAGTTGGCCCGAGGGAGAAGGATCGTGCCGCCCGAAGACGTTGGTCTCCACGATGGCGGGCAGGCGGCGGGGGGAAGCACCGGCGCTTGCGTCCGGAGAACTCATGGCGGCGTGCGCCTGACGGAAGGCCGTGCGCAGGGGGCGCAACAGTTCCGGCTGGGGCCAGCCCGCGCGGTGCACGTGCACGATGTGGGGAAGAAAACGGGCGGCCACGCTGCCCAGGTCACCCCCGACGAAGGTGGTCACCCCTGCCTCGCGCAGGGGAACGGCGCGGGGGCCGTCGGCGGGGCTCCATACCGCGCGCTGGAAACGGGACGGGTCCAGCCGGGTCAGCAGCAGTTGCATGACCTTTTCGGTGCCGCCAAGCCCCAGTGAGGAAACCACATGCAGCACCCGGCGCGGCGTGGAAGACGCCTGCGGGCCGGAAGGGCCCGAAGCGGCGGGGCCGGAGGCTGCGATGGGGCTTTGGGACCCGGGGGATCCGGGGAAACCGGGAGATTCGGGGGATCCGGCGGCGTGGGGTGCGGCGGTGACCATGGGCCGTGTTCTAGCCCAGCGGGGCGGGCATGGGAAGGGCGTCCGCCGCCTGGCGTTCGGCCTAGCCCTGCGCGAACTTGCGATACAGGCTGGCCGCGGCCATGCGGCTGGGGGCAAAGCCCTTCACCGGCTGGGCGCCTGATTCGCCTGATCCGCCTGATGCGTCTGATCCGCCTGATCCGTCTGATCCGCCTGATTCGCCTGATCCGCCCGATGCGCCCGAGGTGTCGGGCGTTTCGCCGGTCGCCGGGGCGGTCGGGCCATCGACGGCATGCGCCGGGGCCATGGACGGCGCGTCAGCCGACGTCGGCGTTGCCTGCTGTGCCGATGGCACGGGGGCAGCTGCCAGTGCGGCCTGCACGGTCTGCTCCGCTTGCGCTGGCTGGCCGGGCCGGGCCGGGCTCATGGGCGTGGCCGCCTGCGGCGCGGTGTCGCCCGCCGGGGCCTGCTGGCCGTAGGCCTGGGCGTGGGCACGGCCGAACTGCGCGGGCTTGCCCAGCGGCGGCATCTGCGCGGTGGGCAGCGGCACGCGCGAAGGCGCTGCGTTGGCGGGCGTGCGGCTGGCCGCCATGCTGGCCCCCACGGCCATGGCCTCCGGGGTGTTGACGATCTGGCCGTACGCGCCGCGCAGGCCGGACAGGATCTTGATCACCTCGTCGATGAACGTCACGTCCATCTTCAGGTTGGCGTTGAGCAGGCGGGTGGAGCAGTAGAAATACAGCTTGTGCAGGTTCTCCGCCAGTTCGCCGCCCTTTTCCAGGTTCAGGCTGGCGTCCAGTTCGTTGACGATGTCCAGGGCCTTGGAAATCAGGATGCCTTTGCCCGCGTAGTCGCGTTCGGCGATCTTTTCCTTGGCTTGGTTCAGGAACTTGACGGCCCCGTCATACAGCAGGAGCAACAGCTCGCCCTGGGTGGTCGTGGTGACCTGGGTCTGTAGGTAGGCGTGTGCGGCCTTCTGCATTGCATTCTCCCGGTGTATGCGCCCGCGTGGTGCTGCGGTGAGTGTGTCGCGGGTTGTGGTCGTTTCCCGCGTGGTGGCGGGGGATGTTGGTCTGTTGCGCGCAGGTGGGGGGCGCCCCGGTCACTCCGGTTGGTCTGGTCGCCCCGTTCGCTGGAATTACGAAGACGTGGACGAGGACAACGACTTGATCTGGCTTTCCACCGACTTGCCGAGGGCGTCGTACCGGGCCAGGGTGGCCTCCAGCCGCGAGTAGCGCAGCCGCTCGCGCCGTTCCCACTGGGTGACGCGGTCCACTTCCTTGTCGATCTTCGTCTGTATGTCGTCCATGATGTCCTGGT
It contains:
- the ahbD gene encoding heme b synthase, with amino-acid sequence MSHPQHPGDERKGGPQGGHPAGMGEHPGGGHPASMGGHPASPQGGHPTGHPGGHPAGVGAPQMPRTLPDGTPTCKLIAWEVTRSCNLACKHCRAEAHEEPYPGEFSTAEAKALIDTFPQVGNPIIIFTGGDPMMRHDVYELIAYATGLGLRCVMSPNGTLITPETAARMKEAGVQRCSISIDGPDAASHDAFRGVPGAFDASLRGIEYLKQAGIEFQINTTVTRDNLGSFKDIFKLCERIGAAAWHIFLLVPTGRAAGLGDQVISATEYEEVLNWFYDFRKTTSMHLKATCAPHYYRIMRQRAKEEGVAVTPDTFGMDALTRGCLGGIGFCFISHVGQVQPCGYLELDCGNVRETPFPEIWRNTHHFKQFRDQEAYTGKCGPCEYHKVCGGCRARAYNMSGDHLAEEPLCSYTPRRTGACR
- the hemB gene encoding porphobilinogen synthase, translated to MSEFGDFFRGRRLRRTAALREIVRETALHAADLMMAYFVVETDAPAFRKEIGAMPGQYQLSLQELEKQVEAAVATGLRSCILFGIPKEKDYRGSEAYNKDGIVQQAVRLLKKRWPNLVVCTDVCLCEYTDHGHCGLVRQGDTSGEVHNDPTLSLLAKTAISHAEAGADIVAPSDMMDGRVQAIRKALDQNGFSHIPVMSYAVKYASSFYGPFREAAESTPQFGDRKTYQMDPANRVEAMREAAADIAEGADMLIVKPAGPYMDIIRDVRDRFDVPVAAYQVSGEYSMIRAAGLNGWINEDAVVMESLLGIKRAGAGLIITYFTEDLLRKGLVK
- the ahbC gene encoding 12,18-didecarboxysiroheme deacetylase yields the protein MIGISKLYCGQVEPSDALRYGRHSGQLPSHLLQFSKDKKPVVVWNMTRRCNLKCVHCYAQAVDPEGKDEISTEQGKAIIDDLAAYGAPVMLFSGGEPLVRQDLVELAKHATTKGMRAVISTNGTLITKQKARELKEVGLSYVGISLDGGEEVHDKFRAVPGSYRRALEGIENCKAEGLKVGLRFTINKRNQGEVPKLFQLLRDLEVPRICFYHLVYSGRGSELIKEDLDHAETRAMVDLIMDKTRELFDAGLPKEVLTVDNHADGPYVWMRMLKEDPKRAAEVFELLQYNEGNNSGRGIGCISWDGKVHPDQFWRQHVVGNVLERPFSHIWDDPNIELLHKLKDKKQHVGGRCATCRFLNICGGNFRARAEAYYGDIWAQDPACYLTDDEIRA
- a CDS encoding YIP1 family protein, with the translated sequence MIIRCPECQFERSIDSSKIPSSAAIATCPKCRHRFRFRALASDETPDASPAAQAPHAPQSGDMPSRRAPDDAAPDAMPHAGPAASRDGDDDLRGPSATSSTPDSGASGAEHDYAPDYAPDYAGEDDHVGEPRPVSGTDTPRMTDADASGTTPSDADAARNAHGHTDLSRPGDDPLPPGAVIPGRSNSPAHDDGHDAPNGRGGSANGSADGQRRPNTPRDIWDAVASVGDRWRKQAESRPRPGNGDPEHDRDNARDASPNGTPDDAPGGWDAGSHGDAFSPRDGGHPGERDAPLPPWAASARSEVPWENLDRVGFFPGLYQTILRVMLAAPRFFSGVRSSGSLKRPVAFYLLIGIFQALTERLWYLMSMRAFGGFIEDPQLHAWMGSVTHDMSLPMTLLISPFTLLLQLAVLSVLYHVMIRLVEPRAADLPTTVRVISYSAAPTVLSIVPLVGPVVGSLWFVVCTFVGVKYAHRLPWSRTALAIGPLLGLGFALTVQLLRMFMSSAPM
- a CDS encoding glycosyltransferase family 4 protein translates to MVTAAPHAAGSPESPGFPGSPGSQSPIAASGPAASGPSGPQASSTPRRVLHVVSSLGLGGTEKVMQLLLTRLDPSRFQRAVWSPADGPRAVPLREAGVTTFVGGDLGSVAARFLPHIVHVHRAGWPQPELLRPLRTAFRQAHAAMSSPDASAGASPRRLPAIVETNVFGRHDPSPSGQLIDVTLFVSRFCAERFARVQGIAAVPPRWRVLYNPVDTALFARLTLPPAERDYTRPVLGRLSRPDPGKWSHLALHILPVLRRELPNFRYDIVGGTPDAERYVREHGLSDNVRFLPPLRDDAELARFFNELSLLAHANDTGESFGLAIAEAMAAGLPVVTHPCPGLRDNAQLELVEHGVTGLVAETVDDYAGAVLHLLRHPGTARRMGEAGRRKAAALFDADMQARALEALYDEMCPPEVANGEAP
- the fliS gene encoding flagellar export chaperone FliS, with amino-acid sequence MQKAAHAYLQTQVTTTTQGELLLLLYDGAVKFLNQAKEKIAERDYAGKGILISKALDIVNELDASLNLEKGGELAENLHKLYFYCSTRLLNANLKMDVTFIDEVIKILSGLRGAYGQIVNTPEAMAVGASMAASRTPANAAPSRVPLPTAQMPPLGKPAQFGRAHAQAYGQQAPAGDTAPQAATPMSPARPGQPAQAEQTVQAALAAAPVPSAQQATPTSADAPSMAPAHAVDGPTAPATGETPDTSGASGGSGESGGSDGSGGSDASGGSGESGAQPVKGFAPSRMAAASLYRKFAQG